In one window of Lacticaseibacillus casei DSM 20011 = JCM 1134 = ATCC 393 DNA:
- the sufU gene encoding Fe-S cluster assembly sulfur transfer protein SufU, translating into MALTKLDQMYRAVILDEAQHPRHHGVLADFDHEITVRNPSCGDVLHLQISEKDGRVNDVAFSGSGCTISQASASLMTDQILGKTPAEIEQMVETFSDLIIKGDVPDADRLGDAAVLKGVHQFPARIKCATLAWKAAAQVLTQKGKTDD; encoded by the coding sequence ATGGCATTGACTAAGCTAGATCAAATGTATCGCGCGGTGATTCTCGACGAGGCGCAACACCCGCGGCATCACGGCGTTTTAGCTGATTTTGATCACGAAATCACGGTGCGCAACCCCAGCTGCGGCGATGTTTTGCACTTGCAGATTAGTGAAAAGGATGGCCGGGTGAACGATGTTGCTTTTTCCGGCAGTGGCTGTACTATTTCTCAAGCCAGTGCGAGCCTGATGACCGATCAGATTTTAGGTAAAACGCCAGCCGAAATTGAGCAGATGGTCGAAACTTTTTCCGACTTGATTATCAAAGGCGATGTTCCTGATGCTGATCGTTTGGGGGATGCGGCTGTGTTAAAAGGCGTTCATCAGTTTCCGGCACGCATCAAATGTGCCACGTTAGCATGGAAAGCAGCTGCGCAAGTTTTGACGCAGAAAGGTAAAACCGATGACTGA
- a CDS encoding replication-associated recombination protein A, which yields MQQPLAYRMRPQNLDEVVGQQDLVGPGRIIRRMVSAHRLSSMILYGPPGTGKTSIASAIAGSTKYAFRILNAATDTKKDLQIVAEEAKMSGTVILLLDEIHRLDKTKQDFLLPLLESGRIILIGATTENPYMNIQPAIRSRTQIFQVKPLTADDISTAIDRALTDEKRGLGKYQVDLQPKARDYLTHATNGDLRAALNGLELAVLSTPADHDGTVTIDLTTIQQSLQKPSLAGDVNGDAHYDIISAFQKSIRGSDVNAALHYLAQLIAIGDLNSITRRLLVIAYEDIGLANPATASRTLTAIQSAERLGLPEGRIPLADAVIDLCLAPKSNSGIKAIDAALADVESGHAGQIPDDLRDAHYRGAKQLGHGQGYKLPHNYPNGWVAQQYLPDNLKHQQYYHPKTTGRYEAALAQRQQQLEDWQRDAEKLKKK from the coding sequence TTGCAACAACCGCTTGCTTATCGCATGCGCCCCCAAAATTTAGATGAAGTCGTCGGCCAACAGGATCTCGTCGGTCCAGGAAGAATTATCCGCCGCATGGTCAGTGCCCACCGCTTAAGTTCCATGATTCTCTATGGCCCACCCGGTACTGGGAAAACCAGCATCGCCAGCGCCATTGCTGGCAGTACGAAATATGCTTTTCGCATTTTAAATGCTGCCACTGACACTAAAAAAGATCTGCAAATTGTCGCGGAAGAAGCCAAAATGAGTGGTACGGTGATTTTGCTGCTAGACGAAATCCATCGATTGGATAAAACCAAACAGGACTTTTTGCTGCCGCTACTGGAAAGTGGCCGGATTATCTTGATCGGGGCCACCACTGAAAATCCTTATATGAATATCCAGCCCGCCATTCGCAGTCGCACCCAGATTTTCCAGGTCAAACCGTTGACGGCTGATGATATCAGCACCGCCATTGATCGGGCACTGACAGACGAAAAGCGCGGCTTAGGCAAGTATCAGGTCGATTTACAGCCAAAGGCCCGTGACTACCTCACCCACGCCACAAACGGCGATTTACGGGCTGCACTCAATGGTCTTGAGCTCGCCGTTTTATCAACCCCGGCAGATCACGATGGCACCGTCACCATTGACTTGACGACCATTCAACAAAGCCTGCAAAAGCCATCGTTAGCCGGAGATGTCAATGGCGATGCCCATTACGACATTATTTCAGCGTTTCAAAAGTCCATTCGCGGCTCTGACGTGAACGCCGCTTTGCACTACCTCGCCCAATTAATCGCAATCGGCGACTTGAACAGTATTACGCGGAGGTTGTTGGTGATCGCTTATGAAGACATCGGCTTAGCCAATCCGGCAACCGCCAGCCGCACGCTAACGGCGATTCAAAGTGCCGAACGCTTGGGGCTTCCTGAAGGCCGCATTCCCCTCGCCGATGCTGTGATCGATCTTTGCCTTGCACCAAAAAGTAACTCCGGCATCAAAGCGATTGACGCCGCCCTGGCTGACGTCGAAAGCGGCCACGCCGGCCAGATTCCCGATGATCTGCGCGATGCCCATTACCGCGGCGCCAAGCAACTGGGACATGGCCAAGGCTACAAGTTGCCGCACAATTATCCTAACGGCTGGGTAGCGCAGCAATACTTGCCAGATAATCTCAAGCATCAACAGTACTACCATCCTAAAACCACCGGACGTTATGAAGCCGCGCTAGCCCAGCGCCAACAGCAACTTGAAGACTGGCAGCGCGACGCCGAAAAGTTGAAGAAAAAGTAA
- the sdaAA gene encoding L-serine ammonia-lyase, iron-sulfur-dependent, subunit alpha, translating to MFYTVKELVEQSHAFPSVVALMVHTEVENSTRTEEQIRHLMSRNLEVMERSVKEGIAGVKSVTGLTGGEAKKLNTYITDQQFMSGQPIMEAVRNAIAVNEVNAKMGLICATPTAGSAGVLAGVLLAMRDRLHLSHDQQLDFLFTAGAFGLVIANNAGIAGAEGGCQEEVGSASAMAAAALVTANGGTAEQAATAVAITLQNMMGLVCDPVAGLVEVPCVKRNALGASQAMISADMALAGCISVIPADEVIEAVNRVGMQLPATLRETGEGGLATTPTGLRLKKKIFGKA from the coding sequence ATGTTTTATACCGTCAAAGAGCTTGTTGAGCAAAGTCATGCTTTTCCTTCTGTTGTGGCGCTGATGGTGCACACGGAAGTTGAAAATTCGACGCGAACCGAAGAGCAGATCCGCCATTTGATGAGTCGAAACCTTGAAGTCATGGAGCGATCGGTGAAGGAAGGCATCGCTGGCGTTAAAAGTGTCACTGGTCTGACCGGTGGCGAGGCGAAGAAACTGAACACCTATATTACTGACCAGCAATTTATGAGCGGCCAGCCGATTATGGAAGCAGTGCGCAATGCGATTGCGGTGAATGAAGTCAATGCCAAAATGGGACTTATTTGCGCGACACCGACTGCTGGCTCGGCGGGTGTTTTGGCCGGGGTCTTACTAGCGATGCGCGATCGGCTGCATTTGAGCCATGACCAGCAGCTGGATTTTCTTTTCACAGCCGGTGCGTTTGGCTTGGTGATTGCCAATAACGCTGGAATTGCCGGTGCGGAAGGCGGCTGTCAGGAAGAAGTCGGTTCGGCTAGTGCGATGGCCGCGGCGGCGTTGGTGACGGCTAACGGCGGCACGGCAGAACAGGCGGCTACGGCCGTTGCGATCACCTTGCAAAATATGATGGGGTTGGTGTGCGATCCGGTTGCCGGCTTGGTGGAAGTGCCATGTGTGAAACGTAATGCGCTGGGTGCCAGTCAGGCCATGATTTCAGCTGATATGGCGCTTGCCGGGTGTATCAGTGTGATTCCGGCCGATGAAGTGATCGAAGCCGTGAATCGCGTGGGGATGCAGTTGCCCGCTACGTTGCGGGAAACCGGTGAAGGTGGCTTGGCGACAACACCAACGGGCTTGCGGCTGAAGAAGAAAATCTTTGGCAAAGCATGA
- a CDS encoding histidine phosphatase family protein has translation MINLYLVRHGETAGNVRQLIQGVTNSRLDAHGRKQAFALGLGLKASGLKFDRVVSSDLIRAQETAQQILLGMDEKQPIETNSGLREENDGIFEGRELKDVSEEVFGVPDYHQLVTSGKVPLETIPDRFHAADVTNQAENTQQIVSRYDLALRRIVAAAEAAHETSILVVSHGTASLLWLLAHGADLPNRTELTNASVSKVTYQNGRFKVDWVDNTTFRDQGLQEAWSQ, from the coding sequence GTGATTAATTTATACTTAGTCCGACATGGTGAAACTGCAGGCAATGTGCGCCAGTTGATTCAAGGTGTGACTAATTCGCGCTTGGATGCCCATGGTCGTAAACAGGCATTTGCTCTGGGTTTGGGCTTAAAGGCAAGTGGCTTGAAGTTTGATCGGGTTGTCTCCAGTGATCTCATTCGCGCTCAAGAAACGGCGCAACAGATTCTTTTGGGGATGGACGAAAAACAGCCAATTGAAACCAATAGCGGTTTACGTGAGGAAAATGACGGTATTTTTGAAGGTCGCGAACTCAAAGATGTTTCAGAAGAAGTTTTTGGCGTCCCGGATTACCATCAACTCGTGACAAGTGGCAAGGTGCCACTTGAGACAATTCCTGACAGGTTTCATGCCGCGGATGTGACCAATCAGGCAGAAAACACCCAACAAATTGTTTCCCGCTATGATTTGGCATTGCGCCGGATTGTCGCCGCAGCAGAAGCCGCTCATGAGACGAGCATTTTGGTCGTCAGTCACGGGACTGCCAGTTTGTTGTGGCTGCTGGCACATGGCGCGGACTTACCCAATCGCACCGAACTCACAAATGCCAGCGTCAGCAAGGTGACGTACCAAAACGGTCGCTTCAAAGTGGACTGGGTGGATAACACGACGTTTCGGGATCAGGGGTTACAAGAAGCGTGGTCACAATGA
- a CDS encoding DUF1054 family protein: protein MIFCKERDERPVFTQADFEAFAAPTLEARMALIRARLDPKFAEAAKTIVPLLQAANHPIFTHIAKHQRRHKNPPPNTWVAFSPSRRGYKMLPHLELGFWDDRLFLWLACLRESKTVPQLLAGVEPMIEKLSGQWLMADDHTNKATVTLNLPALKQKITRFDTIKNAEFLIGQVYLAGDPIWTTPDVLWAEIQGCVADLAPILDQLVRNVAAYQTEK, encoded by the coding sequence ATGATCTTTTGTAAAGAAAGGGATGAGAGGCCGGTGTTTACCCAAGCAGATTTCGAGGCTTTTGCAGCGCCAACACTAGAGGCGCGGATGGCCTTAATTCGCGCGCGGCTAGATCCAAAGTTTGCCGAGGCCGCCAAGACAATTGTGCCTTTGTTGCAGGCGGCCAATCACCCGATTTTTACCCATATCGCGAAACATCAGCGCCGCCATAAGAATCCGCCGCCTAACACATGGGTTGCCTTTTCCCCGAGTCGGCGCGGCTATAAAATGTTGCCGCACCTTGAATTGGGCTTTTGGGATGATCGCCTGTTTTTATGGCTCGCCTGTTTGCGTGAAAGTAAAACGGTACCGCAGCTGTTGGCTGGCGTGGAGCCGATGATCGAAAAGCTCTCCGGGCAGTGGTTGATGGCCGATGACCATACTAACAAGGCTACGGTTACGTTAAACCTACCCGCCTTGAAGCAGAAAATCACGCGGTTTGATACGATCAAAAATGCCGAGTTTCTCATCGGACAGGTGTATTTAGCCGGTGATCCTATTTGGACAACCCCGGATGTCTTGTGGGCAGAGATTCAGGGGTGTGTCGCCGACCTGGCACCGATATTAGATCAGCTTGTGCGAAACGTGGCGGCTTATCAGACGGAAAAGTGA
- a CDS encoding YueI family protein, with protein sequence MSDDNMQEHLNSALYGPPQTNPDERRRFMGSLRERVALRVSNQELADPKRQQQVAPLLKDFHDDGYKALLNGKLDNAVTGPYMKMLTDANIPFTLVANETAQTDDKAAGLLIVSDKAINQSTIDLPPLDQDQDKTQPKKRGFDLFKHL encoded by the coding sequence ATGTCAGACGATAACATGCAGGAACATCTGAATAGTGCACTTTACGGTCCCCCGCAGACCAACCCCGATGAGCGGCGGCGGTTTATGGGTTCATTACGCGAAAGAGTTGCCTTGCGCGTTTCCAACCAGGAATTGGCTGACCCTAAACGCCAGCAACAAGTAGCCCCGCTGCTAAAAGATTTCCATGACGACGGCTACAAGGCTTTATTAAACGGTAAACTTGACAACGCCGTCACGGGTCCATACATGAAAATGCTCACCGACGCCAACATTCCGTTTACGCTGGTAGCAAATGAAACCGCCCAAACCGATGACAAGGCTGCTGGCCTGCTGATTGTTTCAGACAAAGCCATCAACCAAAGCACGATCGACCTGCCACCACTGGATCAAGATCAAGACAAAACCCAACCCAAGAAACGCGGCTTCGATTTGTTCAAGCATCTGTAA
- the sufB gene encoding Fe-S cluster assembly protein SufB, with protein MTETKNTKNNETVAADIDFLPDENPADFKDDIKPVYSTGRGLTEETVRAISSEKHEPEWMLDYRLKAYATYRKLAMPNFGPDLSDLDLDNMLYFQKATDRTYRDWDDVPDTIKKTFDRLGVPQAERKYLAGASAQYESEVVYHNMRNEFEKLGIIFMDMDSALKEYPELVHEYFGKLVKPSDNKFAALNGAVWSGGSFIYVPKGVQTDVPIQSYFRINAENTGQFERTLIIVEPGAHVNYVEGCTAPNYSSDSLHAAVVEVFVKNDAYCRYTTIQNWSKNVFSLETKRAQALDNATMEWVDGNLGSKTTMKYPSVYLDGKGAHGTMLSIAVAGEGVDQDNGARMIHNAPNTSSSIVSKSIAKDGGAVDYRGTVRFTKKADNAFCHVECDTILMDEKSSSDTIPYNEIHNSTVSMEHEAKVSKVSEEQLYYLMSRGISEAKATEMIIMGFVEPFTKELPMEYAVELNRLIGMEMDGSVG; from the coding sequence ATGACTGAGACAAAAAATACTAAAAATAATGAAACTGTTGCGGCGGATATCGACTTTTTACCTGACGAAAATCCCGCTGATTTCAAAGACGATATCAAGCCGGTCTATTCAACCGGGCGTGGGCTTACCGAAGAAACGGTACGGGCCATCTCGTCGGAAAAACATGAGCCGGAGTGGATGCTGGATTATCGGCTGAAGGCGTATGCGACTTACCGTAAGCTGGCAATGCCGAATTTTGGCCCGGATTTGTCGGATTTGGATTTGGATAATATGCTTTATTTCCAAAAAGCAACCGATCGCACGTATCGCGATTGGGATGACGTGCCGGACACGATCAAGAAAACATTCGATCGTCTCGGCGTGCCGCAAGCCGAGCGGAAATACCTGGCCGGTGCCAGTGCCCAGTACGAGTCTGAAGTGGTTTACCACAATATGCGCAATGAATTTGAAAAGCTAGGGATTATTTTCATGGACATGGATTCGGCGTTGAAGGAATATCCCGAACTTGTGCATGAATACTTTGGAAAATTGGTTAAGCCTAGCGACAACAAATTTGCGGCGCTTAATGGTGCGGTTTGGTCCGGTGGCAGTTTTATTTATGTTCCTAAAGGTGTCCAAACCGATGTGCCTATTCAAAGTTACTTCCGAATCAATGCGGAGAACACAGGACAATTTGAACGGACCCTCATCATTGTGGAGCCGGGCGCGCACGTTAACTATGTTGAAGGGTGTACGGCACCGAATTATTCCAGTGACAGCCTGCATGCAGCGGTCGTCGAGGTCTTCGTTAAAAATGATGCCTATTGCCGCTACACGACGATTCAAAACTGGAGCAAGAATGTGTTCTCACTTGAAACCAAGCGGGCTCAGGCGCTTGATAATGCCACGATGGAGTGGGTTGACGGCAATCTTGGCAGTAAGACGACCATGAAGTACCCTAGCGTCTATCTGGACGGCAAAGGGGCACACGGTACGATGCTCAGTATTGCGGTGGCCGGCGAAGGTGTCGATCAGGATAACGGGGCGCGCATGATTCATAATGCGCCGAACACAAGTAGTTCGATCGTTTCCAAATCCATTGCCAAAGATGGCGGCGCGGTTGACTACCGCGGAACGGTTCGATTCACCAAAAAAGCCGACAATGCCTTTTGTCACGTGGAATGCGACACTATTTTAATGGACGAAAAGAGCTCCAGTGATACCATTCCTTACAATGAGATTCACAACTCGACGGTTTCAATGGAACACGAAGCAAAGGTTTCGAAAGTTTCGGAAGAGCAGCTGTATTATTTAATGAGCCGTGGGATTTCCGAAGCCAAGGCGACCGAGATGATCATCATGGGCTTCGTGGAGCCGTTCACCAAAGAGTTGCCGATGGAATATGCGGTTGAGTTGAATCGCCTCATCGGTATGGAAATGGACGGTTCGGTTGGATGA
- a CDS encoding aminotransferase class V-fold PLP-dependent enzyme, with protein MREQFPFFKAHPNLVYLDTAATSQKPQALLDSLQNYYINDNANVHRGLYKLAYDTTEAYEGVRQQVADFLHAQSADEIIFTRGTTDSLNLVASAFGPHAVPAGGRIVVSGAEHHSNFIPWQQLAKRQQATFTVTPVHPDGTVDVPALLAAITPGTNLVAIAQVTNVAGDTLPVAEIAKKAHDVGAVVVVDGAQAVAHMAVDVQALGADFYAFSGHKIYGPTGIGALYGRADLLAKMPPIQFGGEMISEVRDQESTWADGPIKYEAGTPHIAGVIGMGAALNWFHENVDAAALQTEHELTNQLRTALTAIPDLTVYGNDDSLATVSFNLTGIHPHDVATFLDEQQIAVRAGHHCAQPLMARLGVPATVRASFGGYNNQDDVTKLVEAVQAARRYFHGID; from the coding sequence ATGCGTGAACAATTTCCGTTTTTTAAGGCTCATCCTAATCTGGTTTATTTAGATACCGCAGCGACTTCCCAAAAGCCGCAAGCCTTGTTGGATAGCCTTCAGAATTACTATATTAATGATAATGCCAACGTGCACCGCGGTCTCTACAAGTTGGCCTATGATACGACTGAGGCATATGAAGGAGTTCGCCAGCAAGTTGCTGATTTCCTTCATGCCCAAAGTGCCGATGAGATTATCTTTACTCGTGGCACGACAGATAGTCTGAATTTGGTGGCGAGTGCATTTGGCCCGCATGCAGTGCCTGCTGGTGGCCGGATTGTGGTCAGCGGCGCCGAACACCACAGCAATTTTATTCCGTGGCAGCAACTTGCTAAGCGTCAGCAAGCAACCTTCACCGTAACGCCGGTTCATCCGGATGGGACAGTCGACGTGCCCGCCTTATTGGCCGCTATCACGCCAGGTACCAACTTAGTAGCGATTGCCCAAGTGACCAATGTTGCCGGCGATACGCTCCCAGTTGCAGAGATTGCGAAAAAAGCGCATGACGTGGGGGCCGTTGTTGTCGTTGACGGCGCTCAGGCAGTCGCTCATATGGCAGTTGATGTCCAAGCGTTAGGCGCGGACTTCTACGCCTTTTCCGGACATAAAATCTATGGGCCAACAGGTATCGGTGCGCTTTATGGGCGTGCTGACCTGTTGGCGAAAATGCCGCCGATTCAGTTTGGCGGTGAAATGATTTCCGAAGTCCGCGACCAAGAAAGTACGTGGGCAGACGGGCCGATCAAGTATGAAGCCGGTACGCCCCATATTGCTGGTGTGATCGGCATGGGCGCGGCGTTGAACTGGTTTCATGAAAACGTTGATGCCGCGGCATTACAAACCGAACATGAATTGACGAATCAATTGCGAACCGCGTTGACAGCGATTCCGGATCTCACGGTTTATGGCAACGACGACAGTCTGGCAACGGTTTCGTTTAATTTAACGGGTATTCATCCCCACGATGTTGCCACCTTCCTGGATGAGCAGCAGATCGCCGTGCGCGCCGGCCATCACTGCGCCCAGCCACTCATGGCCAGGCTAGGAGTGCCAGCAACGGTGCGCGCCAGTTTTGGGGGCTACAACAATCAGGATGACGTAACGAAATTGGTTGAAGCTGTTCAGGCCGCAAGGAGGTATTTCCATGGCATTGACTAA
- a CDS encoding universal stress protein produces MLQQYQHILVAIDGSYEAELAFKKAVAVAKRNQAELILIHIVDTRAFQNVSSFDSAMVEQVTENAKSTMEGYVDQAKKAGLDKVSFSIEYGAPKTIIARDIPKAKNIDLIMIGATGLNAVERLLIGSVTEYVTRNALCDVLVVRTDLTNKPALASTKKPTEQHQDD; encoded by the coding sequence ATGTTACAACAATATCAACATATTTTGGTTGCGATCGATGGCTCATATGAAGCCGAGTTAGCATTCAAAAAAGCGGTTGCGGTTGCCAAACGAAACCAGGCGGAGTTAATTCTTATTCATATCGTTGATACCCGAGCGTTCCAGAACGTTTCCAGCTTTGATTCAGCGATGGTCGAACAAGTCACGGAAAATGCTAAGAGCACCATGGAAGGCTATGTCGATCAGGCCAAAAAAGCCGGATTGGACAAGGTCAGTTTCAGCATTGAATACGGCGCACCAAAAACAATCATCGCCAGAGACATCCCCAAAGCTAAAAATATCGATCTGATCATGATTGGGGCAACTGGTTTAAACGCCGTTGAACGTCTGCTGATCGGATCGGTCACCGAATACGTCACACGGAACGCCTTATGCGATGTCCTCGTGGTTCGGACTGACTTGACCAACAAGCCGGCACTGGCAAGTACGAAAAAGCCAACCGAACAACATCAAGATGATTAA
- a CDS encoding DUF2785 domain-containing protein, with the protein MTQLDTIQTTVQQLRTLLNQGKIFATLPDMLGKVIDSIATESKTRVTIPHDDKTAIARIRTIQKRIKQTSDPSVTDDEIAFLVAHLASTKPAVRDKGVFFLFNDLFQAEAFTNEQVKALFKRLQAPDILFSHIFEPQNDAVFLRSFAVMILSGMIYADQNRYHILSKANYLTTVQNIGTYILLERDGRGYVETKGWAHAFTHIGNMLEELSQVDVLPRSEKVFLMAAVVEAWRRIETPLIFGEDHRMALYLSGITNVNQFYSETLLMCLKNWQHTLVNIRPQESYAFWVRWYNRNRLLQALTLRADLPQPITDYIQQIVDLF; encoded by the coding sequence TTGACGCAACTTGATACTATTCAAACCACAGTCCAGCAACTGCGGACATTACTGAATCAAGGTAAAATTTTTGCAACATTGCCGGATATGCTGGGAAAAGTCATTGATAGCATCGCAACGGAATCGAAAACGCGTGTCACGATTCCGCACGATGATAAAACCGCTATTGCAAGAATTCGAACCATTCAAAAGCGGATCAAGCAAACGAGTGATCCGAGCGTCACTGATGATGAGATTGCCTTTTTGGTGGCGCATTTAGCCAGTACCAAACCCGCTGTCCGGGACAAAGGCGTTTTTTTCTTATTTAATGATTTGTTTCAGGCAGAGGCGTTTACGAACGAGCAAGTCAAGGCGCTTTTTAAACGGTTGCAAGCGCCGGATATTTTGTTCAGTCATATCTTCGAACCCCAAAATGATGCCGTGTTTCTGCGAAGCTTTGCGGTGATGATCTTGAGCGGTATGATTTATGCCGATCAGAATCGCTATCATATTCTCAGTAAAGCTAATTATCTGACAACCGTGCAGAATATCGGAACGTATATTCTGCTTGAAAGAGATGGTCGGGGATATGTCGAAACCAAAGGCTGGGCCCATGCATTTACGCATATTGGCAATATGTTGGAAGAACTGAGTCAAGTCGATGTTTTGCCGCGATCCGAGAAAGTTTTCTTGATGGCGGCAGTCGTGGAAGCTTGGCGGCGCATTGAAACGCCGTTAATATTCGGCGAGGATCATCGAATGGCCTTGTATCTCAGCGGTATCACCAATGTTAACCAGTTTTATAGCGAGACGCTTTTAATGTGCCTCAAGAACTGGCAACATACGCTGGTCAATATTCGCCCGCAGGAATCTTACGCTTTTTGGGTGCGGTGGTACAATCGCAATCGCTTATTGCAGGCACTGACATTACGCGCTGATTTGCCGCAACCGATTACGGATTACATTCAACAGATTGTCGATCTATTCTGA
- the msrA gene encoding peptide-methionine (S)-S-oxide reductase MsrA, translating to MAPEVYLAKLTNLLLAPGTRTFEREQLLRAKQQVEAGQTVGASWDQLKASLRPLAIRDNLTPDLADFYRTQTGDAEAASETDVSAHFQRDLAYQDRAIFAGGCFWCMVQPFVDTPGVESVVSGYTGGHVDRPTYEQVISDTTGHVEAVEIIFDTRKMSYQQLVDLYFQLTDPTDALGQFQDRGGHYRPVIFVRNDDQRRIAEEAKAKLAASGRYLRPIVTAIEPAATFWLAENYHQDFYKKNPKRYRMVEKTRRQFLKFQNAQGDLRMLLKRRKRA from the coding sequence ATGGCGCCGGAAGTCTATCTTGCAAAGTTAACGAATTTATTGCTGGCACCGGGGACTAGAACCTTTGAACGAGAGCAGTTGTTGCGAGCAAAGCAGCAAGTTGAAGCAGGGCAAACAGTCGGAGCAAGTTGGGATCAGCTAAAAGCCAGTTTGCGGCCGCTTGCGATCCGCGATAATCTAACCCCGGATTTAGCCGATTTTTATCGAACCCAAACTGGGGATGCTGAAGCGGCAAGCGAAACTGATGTGAGTGCGCATTTTCAGCGCGATCTTGCTTATCAGGATCGGGCAATCTTTGCGGGCGGCTGTTTTTGGTGCATGGTGCAACCGTTTGTCGATACGCCAGGCGTTGAATCGGTTGTTTCTGGCTATACCGGCGGCCATGTTGATCGCCCGACTTATGAGCAAGTGATTAGCGACACCACCGGCCATGTGGAAGCCGTTGAAATTATTTTCGATACACGGAAAATGTCGTATCAACAACTTGTCGATCTTTACTTCCAACTAACGGATCCAACTGATGCCTTGGGCCAGTTTCAGGATCGTGGTGGTCATTATCGCCCAGTAATCTTCGTGCGCAATGATGACCAGCGCCGGATTGCCGAAGAAGCGAAGGCTAAGCTAGCAGCCTCGGGTCGTTACTTGCGCCCGATCGTGACAGCTATTGAGCCAGCTGCGACATTTTGGTTAGCGGAAAATTACCATCAGGACTTTTACAAAAAAAACCCGAAACGGTATCGAATGGTTGAAAAGACCCGCCGGCAGTTTCTTAAGTTTCAGAATGCGCAAGGCGATTTAAGGATGCTGTTGAAGCGGCGAAAACGGGCTTAA
- the sdaAB gene encoding L-serine ammonia-lyase, iron-sulfur-dependent subunit beta, protein MPDIRFHSVFDIIGPVMVGPSSSHTAGAARIGKVVRDIFGEKPEVITIYLYESFAKTYRGHGTDVALVAGLLGMAPDDPRLPESLKLAYDQGIKVSFVPKSDKVDHPNTAHIVLQVGDHRLAVTGVSIGGGNIQITEINGFKISLSMGQPTYITIHDDVPGMIAKVTGIFSNAGINIGTMTVTRTAKGKQAIMIIEADDYQADILAKLKLLPHMRNVTYFE, encoded by the coding sequence ATGCCAGATATTCGGTTTCACAGTGTCTTTGATATTATCGGTCCCGTCATGGTCGGGCCGAGCAGTTCCCATACTGCCGGGGCGGCACGTATCGGCAAAGTCGTGCGTGATATTTTTGGCGAAAAACCGGAAGTCATTACGATTTATCTGTATGAATCATTTGCCAAAACCTATCGTGGTCACGGAACAGATGTGGCACTGGTCGCTGGACTACTGGGGATGGCGCCTGATGATCCGCGACTGCCCGAATCCTTGAAATTGGCATACGATCAAGGCATCAAAGTCAGTTTTGTGCCGAAAAGCGATAAGGTTGATCATCCTAACACGGCCCATATCGTCTTGCAAGTTGGCGATCATCGACTGGCGGTGACCGGCGTTTCGATTGGCGGCGGTAACATTCAGATCACGGAAATCAATGGCTTCAAGATTTCGTTGAGTATGGGCCAGCCGACTTATATCACCATTCACGATGATGTTCCGGGGATGATTGCGAAAGTGACTGGCATTTTTTCGAATGCAGGGATTAATATCGGCACCATGACGGTCACGCGAACGGCTAAAGGTAAGCAGGCAATTATGATTATTGAGGCTGATGATTATCAAGCTGATATTCTGGCAAAGTTGAAGTTGCTGCCGCACATGCGCAATGTGACTTATTTCGAGTGA
- a CDS encoding DUF1694 domain-containing protein, which produces MAEDLEHFIKTMALGIPTIKPDEKRAFLGNFRERVAMAVTIRQLRDARITAMLDSVLTRYPGYRIFLNGRMGESLVNQYMLQALAHQYPFTIMNQPGMRVTKRVLPTDFGWVLAHPTQKISRPILL; this is translated from the coding sequence ATGGCTGAAGACTTGGAACATTTCATTAAAACAATGGCGCTGGGTATTCCAACCATCAAGCCGGATGAAAAGCGGGCTTTTCTAGGTAATTTTCGCGAACGGGTGGCAATGGCCGTGACCATTCGGCAACTGCGGGATGCCCGAATTACGGCGATGCTTGACTCGGTGCTGACGCGCTATCCCGGTTATCGGATCTTTTTGAACGGTCGGATGGGGGAGAGTTTAGTTAATCAATATATGTTGCAAGCACTGGCGCATCAATATCCCTTTACGATTATGAATCAGCCGGGGATGCGCGTCACCAAGCGTGTGTTGCCAACCGACTTTGGCTGGGTTCTTGCACATCCAACGCAAAAAATCAGTCGTCCGATTTTGTTATAG